The Pontibacter korlensis sequence GTTGTGCTTGATATAACAATGCCTGTCAGAGATGGTATTGATGTGCTAAAGGACATAAGTAAATATTATCCCAACATATCAGTGCTTATTCTTACGATGCACTCTGAAAAGAAATATGCTGTGCGTGCACTTATGGCCGGCGCTGCCGGATACATGACGAAGGAAAGCGCTGCCCGTGAACTGATAAATGCTATACGTAAGGTATATGAAGGAGGAAAGTATGTTTCTCCTGAACTAGCCGAACATCTAGTGGAAACCTTAAGAGCTGGAGGTAAGCAGGTACAGCAACACAGTCTGCTCTCTGATAAAGAGTTCCAGATAATGTGTAAACTGGCAACAGGTGATAGTGTTAAAAGTATAGCAGCATCCCTTCATATTACCACTAGCACGGTGCATACTTACAAAAACAGGGTCTATAAGAAGATGGGACTCAGTACAATCCCAGAACTGACCAAGTATTGTCTTAACAATAATCTATTAGATTAACCATAATTGTTTCTTCGTGCTCTTGTGTTACAAAGTATAGCCATTCACCTCTTTTGATACTTTGTTTATTGTAAGTCTTATGTAGCTAAAGTTATATGTTGTCATATAAAGTGCTACAGTTTTTTGTAGCATATGCTACATTATTTGCCCATTGGTTTGATAGCTGTAACCCTTCGGAGAAGCGTACTTTGTATAGTAAATCAAGTATGTAAAGCACGCAGTTTTATTTCGTGTACAACGAGTAAAAGCGGTAAAGTATTATTCTACTAGCGACTAGCCTGCACACACTTTGCACAACAGCGATCCGAAATAATTACAATAAATGGTTGAAGGGACAAAAAGGATCATAACAGATCTTGTGCTGGTCGTTTCTGGCACAGGGCATTATCAGGAGTTTGAGACAGGTTCGATTTCTGATCTTTATATGCAACATGATAGCCTGCCGC is a genomic window containing:
- a CDS encoding response regulator transcription factor, with product MINILIADDYVLIREGLKKVIMRDPDMQVIAEATNGAEVLRLLQKHEVDVVVLDITMPVRDGIDVLKDISKYYPNISVLILTMHSEKKYAVRALMAGAAGYMTKESAARELINAIRKVYEGGKYVSPELAEHLVETLRAGGKQVQQHSLLSDKEFQIMCKLATGDSVKSIAASLHITTSTVHTYKNRVYKKMGLSTIPELTKYCLNNNLLD